The window GGTCTATCTGAAATGAGTGACCTGGAGAAAGCTATCGGTCAGTATATTGTATATCATGACGTTCTAGCCCAAGTTGAACCTGACCGAGTACTTTATTTGGCAGTATCCGAAGAAGTTGCCAGGGGACTGTTTGAAGAACCGATTGGCGAGCTATTGTTAAGAAACAATCGCGTCCGTCTGTTAGTTTTCGAGCCTGATGCGGAGGCTATCGTCAAATGGATACCTTAGAGCAAGAACGGCAGATTATCCAAAAAATCATCTCCGAATACGCGCAAATTCCTTATGCTCACGGAGAGATCGAACGACATACCGTGTTTGACCGCGACTGCGATCGCTACCTATTGATGATAGTTGGATGGGAGGGAGTTTCTCAGGTTCACGGCTGTATCATTCATGTCGAGATTATCGACGGCAAAATCTGGATTCATCGAGATGGTACGGAAGATGGCATCGCTAGCGAACTACTAGAGGCAGGTATCCCCAAAGAGCGCATTGTTCTAGGTTTTAAATCACCTCGGATGAGGAAACATACAGGGTTTGCAGTGGCTTGAAACCTAATCAAAACCACACCTGATCGCACTGTCAGTGAGATAAAATAAAATACTCCGGAAGGAGGATGTAAATTTTAGATGTATTACTGTGAGACACCCTGAAAAATCCAGTAAATTTAAGACTTACGTCAAGATGACTGGCAATGACAGGACAAGAAGCGCTCACTTTCGTCGATACATTTTTACGCTTTGGTCACAAAAGGCAAAGACTCAATGACATTCAATCAGAAGTCTTTCTGCAAACTTGGGCTGGACTCTCCTATAAAGAGATTGCCCAGCAGTTAGGTTATCAACACGACTACATCAAACAAGTTGGTTCGCAACTGTGGCGAAGTCTCTCCCAAGCCTTCGGCGAACCCGTCTCGAAGCAAA of the Allocoleopsis franciscana PCC 7113 genome contains:
- a CDS encoding XisH family protein, with the protein product MPARDIYYDAVKNALIKDDWTITHDPLSLKWGKKDMYVDLGAEQFLAAERAERKIAVEIKSFTGLSEMSDLEKAIGQYIVYHDVLAQVEPDRVLYLAVSEEVARGLFEEPIGELLLRNNRVRLLVFEPDAEAIVKWIP
- a CDS encoding XisI protein, with product MDTLEQERQIIQKIISEYAQIPYAHGEIERHTVFDRDCDRYLLMIVGWEGVSQVHGCIIHVEIIDGKIWIHRDGTEDGIASELLEAGIPKERIVLGFKSPRMRKHTGFAVA